A genomic window from Martelella lutilitoris includes:
- a CDS encoding helix-turn-helix domain-containing protein yields MTEIDFLPRRAALDSGVEIEGFRLRPGATISPMALEAIAASPECVETILGEECQWRDSLDDVIMALSEPGATVLSASKRLGVSVRTLQRSFLGRALPPPDFWRLLARARRAVGMLRSEMPLAEIADACGFSDQAHMTRDLTRWFGVTPAGLRRHQPMLALLCQPALGNWTGEQISTR; encoded by the coding sequence TCCTGCCGCGCCGGGCCGCCCTCGATTCCGGCGTCGAAATCGAAGGGTTTCGTCTTCGTCCGGGCGCCACGATCTCGCCCATGGCGTTGGAGGCGATTGCCGCGTCGCCCGAATGCGTCGAGACGATCCTCGGAGAGGAATGCCAGTGGCGCGACAGCCTGGACGACGTGATCATGGCGTTGAGCGAGCCGGGCGCCACCGTCCTGTCGGCGTCCAAACGCCTCGGCGTATCGGTGCGCACGCTGCAACGGTCTTTTCTCGGCCGCGCCCTGCCTCCGCCCGATTTCTGGCGACTGCTGGCCCGTGCCAGACGCGCCGTCGGAATGCTGCGGTCGGAGATGCCACTTGCCGAAATCGCCGACGCCTGTGGCTTCAGCGACCAGGCGCATATGACGCGCGACCTGACGCGATGGTTCGGCGTGACGCCGGCGGGGTTGCGCCGGCATCAGCCTATGCTCGCACTGCTCTGTCAGCCGGCGCTTGGCAACTGGACCGGCGAGCAGATTTCAACGAGATAG
- a CDS encoding acyloxyacyl hydrolase yields MTSVSFLRPSALMACLALGAGSAFAADAGSPAGPSPVVEESIFDEARFEVAASLGSNSDFEKGVFLIPSLFFDPLHSEGREGFDKFLHPRFFLSASISTADESSQIMAGASWKFPVAGPTFIDIGFGGALSNGSLDEYGGRGPGIGSHLLFHEYIAFGVDLDDSWSITATVRHSSNAELASPNSGLTYGGLGIAKNF; encoded by the coding sequence ATGACTTCAGTATCGTTTCTCAGGCCCTCCGCCCTGATGGCCTGTCTGGCCTTGGGCGCGGGATCTGCTTTCGCGGCGGATGCCGGATCTCCCGCAGGCCCGTCCCCGGTTGTCGAAGAGAGCATTTTCGACGAGGCCCGGTTTGAAGTCGCCGCCTCGCTCGGTTCGAACTCCGATTTCGAGAAGGGCGTCTTTCTCATTCCCAGCCTGTTCTTCGACCCGCTCCACAGCGAAGGCCGGGAAGGCTTCGACAAGTTCCTGCATCCCCGTTTCTTTCTGAGCGCCAGCATCTCGACGGCGGACGAATCGTCGCAGATCATGGCCGGCGCAAGCTGGAAGTTCCCGGTTGCCGGCCCAACCTTCATCGATATCGGTTTCGGCGGCGCCCTTTCCAATGGCAGCCTTGATGAATATGGCGGCCGCGGCCCGGGCATCGGCTCCCACCTTCTGTTTCACGAGTATATCGCCTTCGGCGTTGACCTCGACGACAGCTGGAGCATCACGGCCACCGTGCGCCATTCCTCCAATGCGGAACTCGCAAGCCCCAACAGCGGGCTGACCTATGGCGGCCTCGGCATCGCGAAAAACTTCTAG
- a CDS encoding VOC family protein has translation MILRYTILYVDNVAETLDFYERAFDMKRSFLHESGDYGELATGETKLAFSSTRLMRELGKAPGKPRPESPVFEIAFETDDVRSGFDRALAAGARPVQEVRHEPWGQTTSYVCDPNGYLVEICSPVQLPSAG, from the coding sequence ATGATCCTGAGATACACGATCCTTTACGTCGACAATGTCGCCGAAACGCTCGACTTTTACGAGCGCGCCTTTGACATGAAGCGGAGCTTCCTGCATGAATCGGGAGATTATGGCGAGCTCGCCACCGGCGAGACGAAGCTCGCCTTTTCCTCCACCCGGCTGATGCGCGAACTCGGCAAGGCGCCGGGCAAGCCCCGCCCCGAATCTCCGGTTTTCGAAATCGCTTTCGAGACCGATGACGTCCGATCCGGCTTCGATCGCGCGCTCGCCGCCGGCGCAAGACCCGTGCAGGAGGTGCGTCACGAACCCTGGGGCCAGACGACATCCTATGTCTGCGATCCGAATGGCTATCTCGTTGAAATCTGCTCGCCGGTCCAGTTGCCAAGCGCCGGCTGA